A region of Bradyrhizobium sp. SZCCHNS1050 DNA encodes the following proteins:
- a CDS encoding flavin reductase family protein, translating to MEYLATDLSARERYKILTSFVLPRPIAWVTTRGETGVVNAAPFSFFNVLGEDPPLCVFAINLRPDGRIKDTLVNIRSSGEFVVHITDEPLAQAMHETGGDFPPEIGEPDHLGLKLKPSRMIGVPRLAEAPFAMECKTWQLIDVNGDRVLVLGEGLAFHIRDELWDTEKMRVEMELFHPVGRMFADRYCRTDDRMDFPPAKGAG from the coding sequence ATGGAATACCTCGCCACCGATCTCAGCGCGCGCGAGCGCTACAAGATCCTGACCTCCTTCGTGCTGCCACGGCCGATCGCCTGGGTTACGACGAGAGGCGAGACCGGGGTGGTCAACGCCGCACCGTTCTCTTTCTTCAACGTGCTCGGCGAGGACCCGCCGCTGTGCGTGTTCGCGATCAACCTGCGGCCGGACGGCCGGATCAAGGACACGCTGGTCAACATCCGCAGCTCAGGCGAGTTCGTGGTCCACATCACCGACGAGCCCCTGGCGCAGGCGATGCACGAGACCGGCGGCGACTTTCCGCCCGAGATCGGCGAGCCGGATCACCTTGGGCTCAAGCTCAAACCGTCCCGGATGATCGGCGTTCCGCGGTTGGCGGAGGCACCGTTCGCGATGGAGTGCAAGACCTGGCAGCTCATCGACGTCAATGGCGATCGCGTGCTGGTGCTCGGCGAAGGCCTCGCCTTCCACATCCGTGACGAATTGTGGGACACCGAGAAGATGCGGGTCGAGATGGAGTTATTCCATCCTGTCGGGCGCATGTTCGCCGACCGCTATTGCCGCACCGACGACCGGATGGATTTCCCGCCGGCGAAGGGCGCTGGCTGA
- a CDS encoding alpha/beta hydrolase, with amino-acid sequence MKRGVTVLACVSALAVAGYFAMAKWGIQHESREFFDAARQRSINVDVAVRKDYEMKANAGLWRLPVAIISNGNTVKNTEYSFLANVFAARGYLVASVQQDLPTDPPLVTKVGMPYVGRLDVYRKGEANILCVLNEMKKRHPNADYDHLTLVGHSNGGDTAMYFAKEHPNIVSQVVTLDNLRVPFVIRDKLKILSFRSDDPQFKTDPGVLPTHVDKKSGIDIIKTEFQHTWMSDRGPYTARERIQATLDKYLGGDATSELAPADTDNLIVTNGAAALP; translated from the coding sequence ATGAAGCGCGGTGTGACGGTTTTGGCCTGTGTGTCTGCCCTGGCTGTGGCCGGTTACTTTGCAATGGCCAAATGGGGCATTCAGCACGAAAGCCGCGAGTTCTTCGATGCCGCGCGGCAGCGGTCGATCAATGTCGATGTCGCCGTGCGCAAGGACTACGAGATGAAGGCCAATGCCGGGCTGTGGCGGCTGCCGGTCGCCATCATCAGCAACGGCAACACAGTGAAGAACACCGAGTACTCCTTCCTCGCGAACGTGTTCGCCGCGCGCGGCTACCTTGTCGCCAGCGTCCAGCAGGACCTTCCGACTGATCCGCCGCTCGTCACCAAGGTCGGGATGCCTTATGTCGGCCGGCTCGACGTCTACCGGAAAGGCGAGGCCAACATCCTCTGCGTGCTGAACGAGATGAAGAAGCGTCATCCGAATGCCGACTACGATCACCTGACCCTGGTCGGCCACTCCAATGGCGGCGATACCGCGATGTATTTCGCCAAGGAGCATCCGAACATCGTCTCGCAGGTGGTGACGCTCGACAATCTGCGCGTTCCTTTCGTCATCAGGGACAAGCTCAAGATCCTGTCGTTCCGCTCGGATGATCCGCAGTTCAAGACCGACCCCGGCGTGCTGCCAACGCATGTCGACAAGAAGAGCGGCATCGACATCATCAAGACCGAGTTCCAGCACACCTGGATGAGCGACCGCGGCCCCTACACGGCGCGGGAACGGATCCAGGCGACGCTCGACAAATATCTCGGTGGCGATGCGACGAGCGAACTGGCCCCGGCAGACACCGACAATCTGATCGTGACCAACGGCGCAGCGGCCCTGCCCTGA
- a CDS encoding cytochrome c → MQRTFFLVATLATGLGCLAGSPIALTAAPVNYQVPQETAAFKPGPDLAVVQGNCTACHSSDYIKTQPPMQNKKEFWQAEVTKMIKVYGAPIDAADVGKIVDYLAATY, encoded by the coding sequence ATGCAGCGGACGTTTTTCCTCGTCGCCACGCTAGCCACCGGACTTGGCTGCCTTGCGGGCAGCCCCATCGCCCTGACCGCGGCGCCGGTCAACTACCAGGTTCCGCAGGAGACTGCCGCCTTCAAGCCCGGGCCCGATCTCGCCGTAGTGCAGGGCAACTGCACGGCCTGTCACTCCTCCGACTATATCAAGACGCAACCGCCGATGCAGAACAAGAAGGAGTTCTGGCAGGCCGAAGTCACCAAGATGATCAAGGTTTATGGCGCCCCGATCGACGCGGCCGATGTCGGCAAGATCGTCGACTATCTCGCCGCAACCTACTGA
- a CDS encoding tetratricopeptide repeat protein, which translates to MTTHYEVLGVSPRADLDTIKRAFRQAAKAHHPDLRGSADAASEHQLKLIIVAYNVLRDAGLRAEYDAHLASERDRVRRERWDAILQFTAATAVLSAVLIGLEILLLPSAGDWMSRQATRSIVTPSPQARSGPQRKVAGETVPAPAVQDATGAVLPVPPPAAEAPAPPPPAEPKAAEPVVPPAPMTAASLVKRAMDRSRQGDLEGAVADFDEAIRLAPRNADLYHYRAKDLVRMGRFDRALGDYERAIRLDPHNPMLFHDRGLAFQRKGDLDEALVDLDHAVRMGFSDAATYSDRGTVWLAKGHYDRALADFNQALKLDPELAVAAARRDEALARKRDQQLAGDDSAPPAAAETTGTVPANVKPRRSGR; encoded by the coding sequence ATGACGACGCATTATGAGGTGCTCGGCGTATCGCCGCGGGCCGATCTCGACACGATCAAGCGGGCGTTCCGCCAGGCCGCCAAGGCGCACCATCCCGACCTCCGGGGCAGCGCCGATGCGGCGTCGGAGCATCAGCTCAAGCTGATCATCGTCGCCTACAACGTGCTGCGCGACGCGGGCCTGCGTGCCGAATACGACGCCCATCTCGCCTCCGAGCGCGACCGCGTCCGCCGCGAACGCTGGGACGCCATCCTGCAGTTTACCGCGGCGACCGCCGTGCTCAGCGCGGTCCTGATCGGCCTCGAGATTCTGCTGTTGCCCTCCGCCGGTGACTGGATGAGCAGGCAGGCGACGCGCTCGATCGTGACACCGTCGCCGCAGGCCCGATCGGGGCCGCAGCGCAAGGTCGCAGGTGAGACCGTCCCGGCGCCTGCCGTCCAGGACGCGACCGGAGCCGTGCTCCCGGTGCCGCCTCCGGCGGCGGAGGCCCCCGCGCCGCCTCCGCCGGCAGAGCCGAAAGCGGCAGAGCCGGTCGTGCCGCCTGCGCCGATGACCGCCGCATCCTTGGTGAAGCGCGCGATGGACCGCAGCCGACAGGGCGATCTTGAGGGCGCCGTCGCCGATTTCGACGAAGCAATCCGGCTCGCGCCCCGCAATGCCGATCTCTATCACTACCGCGCCAAGGATCTGGTCCGCATGGGTCGCTTCGACCGGGCGCTTGGCGATTATGAGCGGGCGATCCGGCTGGATCCGCACAACCCGATGCTGTTCCACGATCGTGGACTTGCGTTCCAGCGCAAGGGAGATCTCGACGAAGCCCTTGTCGATCTCGACCACGCCGTGCGCATGGGCTTCAGCGATGCCGCAACGTACAGCGACCGGGGCACGGTGTGGCTGGCAAAGGGGCACTACGACCGCGCGCTCGCCGACTTCAACCAGGCGCTCAAGCTGGATCCGGAATTGGCGGTCGCGGCCGCCCGGCGTGACGAGGCGCTCGCGCGCAAGCGCGACCAGCAATTGGCGGGCGACGACAGCGCGCCTCCGGCGGCTGCGGAGACCACGGGCACGGTGCCTGCCAACGTGAAGCCCAGGCGAAGTGGGCGCTGA
- a CDS encoding DUF6285 domain-containing protein, with amino-acid sequence MQDEPTATELAKAVADFLRTDIAPLISGHPAFKLRVGINALDLVVRQLTQAAPADAAEHARLKQLLRRDGDLLELNRALSEQIASGAVDLGTPGLKDHLWQTTLDKLAVDQPNYASYRREAGRGTSDA; translated from the coding sequence ATGCAGGACGAACCGACGGCGACGGAGCTGGCGAAGGCGGTCGCGGATTTCCTGCGCACCGACATCGCGCCGCTGATCTCCGGGCACCCGGCGTTCAAGCTGCGCGTGGGAATCAACGCGCTCGATCTGGTGGTGCGGCAGTTGACGCAGGCTGCTCCGGCGGATGCCGCGGAGCACGCGCGGCTGAAACAGCTATTGAGACGAGACGGTGACTTGCTCGAACTGAATCGTGCGCTTTCCGAGCAGATCGCCAGTGGTGCCGTCGATCTCGGCACGCCGGGCCTGAAGGACCACCTCTGGCAGACCACGCTCGACAAGCTCGCTGTCGATCAGCCCAACTACGCGTCCTACAGGCGCGAGGCGGGGAGGGGCACCAGCGATGCTTAG
- a CDS encoding phosphotransferase family protein, with translation MIEAKLSRCVASFMPGATGVRGAAKLSGGASQETWRFDIVHPGGDVGAILRRSPKGYGAAPGRAAGLDNEAALMRLACAAGVPSPEVLHVLRPEDDLGAGFIMRRVEGETIARKILRDAEFAEARPRLARQLGGIAAGIHGIRRETLPALREMNATREIAELAREYQSFDWPRPVFDLALRWLSHNDPGPSAEVTLVHGDFRNGNLIIGPDGVRAVLDWELAHLGDPMEDLGWICVNSWRFGEIDKPVGGFGSREELYAGYEAAGRKVDAGRVKFWEVMGTLRWGVMCCGMMQRFRLGPDHSMERAMIGRRASETEIDLLRLLAPRGEG, from the coding sequence ATGATCGAGGCCAAGCTGTCGCGCTGCGTCGCCTCGTTCATGCCGGGGGCGACTGGCGTGCGCGGCGCCGCGAAACTCTCCGGCGGCGCCAGCCAGGAGACGTGGCGCTTCGACATCGTCCATCCCGGTGGTGATGTCGGCGCCATCCTGCGCCGCTCGCCGAAGGGCTACGGCGCCGCGCCCGGGCGTGCCGCCGGGCTCGACAACGAGGCGGCGCTGATGCGGCTCGCTTGTGCGGCCGGCGTGCCGTCGCCCGAGGTACTGCACGTGCTACGGCCGGAGGACGATCTCGGCGCCGGTTTCATCATGCGCCGCGTCGAGGGCGAGACCATCGCGCGCAAGATCCTGCGCGATGCTGAATTCGCCGAGGCGCGGCCGCGCCTCGCGCGCCAGCTCGGCGGCATCGCTGCCGGCATCCACGGGATTCGACGCGAGACGCTGCCCGCGTTGCGCGAGATGAACGCGACCAGGGAGATCGCGGAGCTCGCGCGCGAATATCAAAGCTTCGACTGGCCGCGCCCGGTGTTCGATCTCGCGCTGCGCTGGCTGTCGCACAACGATCCCGGCCCCTCGGCGGAGGTGACGCTGGTGCATGGCGATTTCCGCAACGGCAATCTCATCATCGGCCCCGACGGGGTGCGCGCTGTGCTCGACTGGGAGCTCGCCCATCTCGGCGATCCCATGGAGGATCTCGGCTGGATCTGCGTCAACTCCTGGCGCTTCGGCGAGATCGACAAGCCCGTCGGCGGCTTTGGCTCGCGCGAGGAGCTGTACGCGGGCTACGAGGCCGCTGGCCGCAAGGTCGATGCCGGCAGGGTGAAGTTCTGGGAGGTCATGGGCACGTTGCGCTGGGGCGTGATGTGTTGCGGCATGATGCAGCGGTTTCGCTTGGGTCCCGACCACTCGATGGAGCGCGCCATGATCGGCCGCCGCGCGTCGGAGACAGAGATCGATCTGCTGCGGCTGCTGGCGCCGAGAGGAGAGGGCTGA
- a CDS encoding molybdopterin-dependent oxidoreductase, whose amino-acid sequence MIDRRDLLKGAGLAALLGGFGATRALAEDTVTLPFANGERPLVKYPQKRPMIGLTSRPPQLETPFGVFNDGVITPNNAFFVRYHLAGLPYDLDPDRFTLAIKGKVDKPLKLSLKDIRKMKATEIVAVNQCSGNSRGFFEPRVAGGQLGNGAMGNARWRGVPLKTVLDMAGVQAGARQVTFGGMDGPVIDKTPDFVKALDLDHAMNGEVMLAYGMNGEDLPFLNGFPLRLIVPGYYGTYWVKHLNEITVIDNVFDGFWMKSAYRIPDTPNNAVEPGTTPRATIPINRFTVRSFITSLADGAKLKAGRAVLRGIAFDGRAGIKQVAVSTDGGKTWTDAKLGRDLGKYSFREWKLAVKLAAGSHDLKVRATSNSGETQPETPRWNPAGYLRNVIETVRVTAA is encoded by the coding sequence ATGATCGACAGACGTGATCTGCTCAAGGGAGCAGGGCTGGCGGCGCTGCTGGGCGGGTTTGGCGCGACTCGCGCGCTGGCCGAGGACACCGTGACGTTGCCCTTCGCCAACGGCGAGCGCCCGCTGGTGAAGTATCCGCAGAAGCGGCCGATGATCGGCCTGACCAGCCGGCCGCCGCAACTCGAAACGCCATTCGGGGTGTTCAATGACGGCGTGATCACGCCGAACAATGCCTTCTTCGTCCGCTATCATCTGGCGGGCCTGCCTTACGATCTCGATCCGGACAGGTTCACGCTCGCGATCAAGGGGAAGGTCGACAAGCCGCTCAAGCTGTCGCTCAAGGACATCCGGAAGATGAAGGCGACCGAGATCGTCGCCGTCAACCAATGCTCCGGCAACAGCCGCGGCTTCTTCGAGCCGCGCGTCGCAGGTGGCCAGCTTGGCAACGGCGCCATGGGCAATGCGCGCTGGCGGGGCGTGCCGCTCAAGACCGTGCTCGACATGGCGGGCGTCCAGGCCGGCGCCAGACAGGTCACCTTCGGCGGCATGGACGGACCGGTGATCGACAAGACGCCGGACTTCGTCAAGGCGCTCGACCTCGATCACGCCATGAATGGCGAGGTGATGCTGGCCTACGGCATGAACGGCGAGGATCTGCCGTTCCTCAACGGCTTTCCGTTGCGCCTGATCGTGCCCGGCTATTACGGCACCTACTGGGTCAAGCACCTCAACGAGATCACCGTCATCGACAACGTGTTCGACGGCTTCTGGATGAAATCGGCCTATCGAATTCCAGACACGCCGAACAACGCCGTCGAGCCCGGCACCACACCGAGAGCGACGATCCCGATCAACCGCTTCACGGTCCGCTCGTTCATCACCAGCCTGGCCGATGGCGCGAAGCTCAAGGCGGGCAGGGCGGTGCTGCGCGGCATCGCATTCGACGGCAGGGCGGGAATCAAGCAGGTCGCGGTCTCGACCGACGGCGGCAAGACCTGGACCGACGCCAAGCTCGGCAGGGATCTCGGGAAATATTCCTTCCGCGAGTGGAAGCTGGCGGTGAAGCTTGCCGCGGGATCCCACGATCTCAAGGTGCGTGCCACCAGCAATTCCGGCGAGACGCAGCCGGAGACGCCGCGCTGGAATCCGGCCGGCTATCTGCGCAACGTCATCGAAACCGTCCGCGTCACGGCGGCCTGA
- the yghU gene encoding glutathione-dependent disulfide-bond oxidoreductase has product MRLKRSLLTLTPESAVSEQNSYVPPKVWTWNKASGGRFANINRPIAGPTHEKELPVGRHPLQLYSLGTPNGVKVTVMLEELLALGHSGAEYDAWLIRIGEGDQFGSGFVAINPNSKIPALLDRSGPEPIRVFESGAILVYLAEKFGAFLPTEPAKRAECLSWLFWQMGAAPYLGGGFGHFYAYAPTKIEYAIDRFAMEVKRQLDVLDRRLAESEYLAGPDYTIADIAVWPWYGALAKGLLYEGGEFLSVQDYRNVQRWTDQIAQRTAVKRGRMVNRVSGDPKSQLHERHDASDFETKTQDKIGQGT; this is encoded by the coding sequence ATGCGCCTAAAACGCTCGCTCCTGACGCTCACGCCGGAGTCTGCCGTGTCTGAACAGAACAGCTATGTGCCGCCCAAGGTCTGGACCTGGAACAAGGCCAGCGGCGGCCGCTTCGCCAACATCAACCGGCCGATCGCAGGTCCGACGCACGAGAAGGAATTGCCTGTCGGTCGTCATCCCTTGCAGCTTTATTCTCTGGGAACGCCGAACGGCGTAAAGGTCACAGTGATGCTCGAGGAGCTGCTGGCGCTCGGCCACAGCGGCGCCGAATACGACGCCTGGCTGATCCGGATCGGCGAGGGCGATCAGTTCGGTTCGGGCTTCGTCGCCATCAATCCCAATTCTAAGATCCCGGCGCTGCTGGATCGCAGCGGGCCGGAACCGATCCGCGTGTTCGAGTCCGGCGCGATCCTGGTTTATCTGGCCGAGAAGTTCGGCGCCTTCCTGCCGACCGAGCCGGCCAAGCGCGCCGAATGCCTGTCCTGGCTGTTCTGGCAGATGGGGGCTGCGCCCTATCTCGGCGGCGGCTTCGGCCATTTCTATGCCTATGCGCCGACCAAGATCGAGTATGCCATCGACCGCTTCGCGATGGAGGTGAAGCGCCAGCTCGACGTGCTCGACCGCCGCCTGGCCGAAAGCGAGTATCTCGCCGGCCCCGACTACACCATCGCCGACATCGCGGTGTGGCCGTGGTACGGCGCGCTCGCCAAGGGCCTGCTCTACGAAGGCGGCGAGTTTCTCTCGGTGCAGGACTACAGGAATGTCCAGCGCTGGACCGACCAGATCGCGCAGCGCACCGCTGTGAAGCGCGGCCGCATGGTCAACCGCGTCTCCGGCGATCCCAAGAGCCAGCTCCACGAGCGCCACGACGCCAGCGACTTCGAGACCAAGACGCAGGACAAGATCGGGCAGGGCACGTAG
- a CDS encoding antibiotic biosynthesis monooxygenase yields the protein MSVYVSVTGFRPHRGLTRLARFWWHTLRAVRQARAAPGNLRVELRPVNGIYHTLTVWTDEASMRAYVRSGAHRRAMIGFRDLGGGRTLGFAAERDPDWETAYARWQHEAREV from the coding sequence ATGAGCGTCTACGTGTCCGTCACCGGCTTCCGCCCGCATCGCGGCCTCACGCGGCTGGCGCGATTCTGGTGGCACACGCTGCGCGCCGTCCGCCAGGCGCGTGCGGCTCCCGGGAATCTGCGCGTCGAGCTTCGTCCGGTGAATGGCATCTATCACACGCTGACGGTCTGGACCGACGAAGCCAGCATGCGCGCCTATGTCAGAAGCGGCGCGCACCGCCGCGCCATGATCGGCTTCCGCGACCTCGGTGGCGGCAGGACGCTCGGCTTCGCGGCGGAGCGCGATCCCGATTGGGAGACGGCCTATGCGCGCTGGCAGCACGAGGCGCGGGAGGTGTGA
- a CDS encoding acetyl-CoA acetyltransferase, which produces MAASPLPPDRIPVIVGVGEIVDRPKDIGDGLEPLALLEQAIRRAENDAGAKLIQDTGSLDVVNFLSWRYRDPEQLLAQRLGVTPAHCHYGPVGGESPISFLHEAALRIARGECEVAVVCGAEAQSTATKAERAGVPLPWTPFAHDVEEPKRGAAFQKPLAVKLGVFRPVTVYPFYEVASAAKWGQTTRQALAESCELWSRFSAVAAYNPNAWLKRHFAPEEITTPSADNRPIAWPYTKLMVANPMVNMGAALILTSLAKARAAGIADSRMIYPLGGASAEDPRDYLTRDQFAESHPQNAVLRAAMNIVGGNGAAFDVIELYSCFPCVPKMARRILGLGADVEPTVTGGLTFFGAPLNTYMTHAACAMVRRLRGGARRGLLYGQGGFVTKHHALVISREPPSSLSQEVSVQAEADRHRAATPEFVSEAGGGGRVESFTALFDRNGEVEHGVVMLRTEQDTRTLARVPAQDAATLARLMDQDRSPVGALGTITMAADGVPEWRTN; this is translated from the coding sequence ATGGCTGCAAGTCCCCTGCCCCCCGACCGCATTCCCGTGATCGTCGGCGTGGGCGAGATCGTCGATCGCCCCAAGGACATCGGCGACGGTCTCGAGCCGCTGGCGCTGCTCGAACAGGCGATCCGCCGCGCGGAAAATGACGCGGGCGCCAAGCTCATCCAGGACACCGGCTCGCTCGACGTCGTCAACTTCCTGAGCTGGCGCTACCGCGATCCCGAGCAGCTTCTCGCGCAGCGGCTCGGCGTGACGCCGGCGCACTGCCACTACGGTCCCGTCGGCGGCGAGAGCCCGATCAGCTTTCTGCACGAGGCCGCCTTGCGCATCGCGCGCGGCGAATGCGAGGTCGCGGTGGTCTGCGGCGCCGAGGCGCAATCGACGGCGACCAAGGCCGAACGCGCCGGCGTGCCCCTGCCGTGGACGCCGTTCGCGCATGACGTCGAGGAGCCGAAGCGCGGCGCTGCATTCCAGAAGCCGCTGGCGGTGAAGCTCGGCGTGTTCCGTCCGGTCACGGTCTATCCGTTCTACGAAGTCGCGAGCGCAGCCAAATGGGGCCAGACGACGCGGCAGGCGCTCGCCGAATCCTGCGAGCTGTGGTCGCGCTTTTCCGCGGTTGCCGCCTACAATCCCAACGCCTGGCTGAAGCGGCACTTCGCGCCCGAGGAGATCACGACGCCGTCGGCCGACAACCGCCCGATCGCCTGGCCCTACACCAAGCTGATGGTCGCCAATCCCATGGTCAACATGGGCGCGGCGCTGATCCTGACCAGCCTGGCCAAGGCGCGTGCGGCGGGCATTGCCGACAGCCGCATGATCTATCCGCTCGGCGGCGCATCGGCGGAGGATCCGCGCGACTACCTCACGCGCGATCAGTTCGCCGAAAGTCATCCGCAGAACGCCGTGCTGCGGGCCGCGATGAACATCGTCGGCGGCAACGGCGCGGCGTTCGACGTCATTGAGCTCTACAGCTGCTTTCCCTGCGTGCCGAAGATGGCGCGGCGGATCCTCGGCCTCGGCGCTGACGTGGAGCCGACCGTCACCGGCGGGCTGACCTTCTTCGGCGCGCCGCTCAACACCTACATGACGCATGCCGCCTGCGCGATGGTGCGGCGGCTGCGCGGCGGCGCCAGGCGCGGCCTGCTGTACGGCCAGGGCGGCTTCGTCACCAAGCATCATGCGCTGGTGATCTCGCGCGAGCCGCCGTCATCGCTGTCGCAGGAGGTGAGCGTGCAGGCCGAGGCCGATCGGCATCGCGCCGCAACGCCGGAGTTCGTCAGCGAGGCCGGCGGCGGCGGCAGGGTCGAGAGCTTCACCGCGCTGTTCGATCGCAACGGCGAGGTCGAGCATGGCGTGGTGATGCTGCGCACCGAGCAGGACACGCGCACGCTGGCGCGCGTGCCGGCGCAGGACGCAGCCACGCTGGCGCGGCTGATGGATCAGGACCGGTCGCCGGTCGGCGCGCTCGGCACGATCACGATGGCCGCCGATGGTGTGCCGGAGTGGCGGACGAATTAG
- a CDS encoding enoyl-CoA hydratase/isomerase → MQFKHVTLDFDGPVAVLTLDHQEVMNAVSIDMLGGLAEALDEIEEKKAEVRCLVVTGAGRAFCTGANLQGRNAQAKPGRSNAGAALETAFHPFLRRLRNLHCPIVTSVNGPAAGAGMSFALMGDMILCAKSAYFLQAFRRIGLVPDCGSTWLLPRLVGKARAIELSLLGEKLPAETALQWGLVNRVYDDAALKEETMKLARELANGPTVALAQIRKLYWDSPENSFEEQLNAEFQSQRIAGGTSDFKEGVTAFLEKRPAKFKGQ, encoded by the coding sequence ATGCAGTTCAAGCACGTCACGCTCGATTTCGACGGGCCCGTCGCCGTCCTCACGCTCGATCATCAGGAGGTCATGAACGCGGTCTCGATCGACATGCTTGGCGGGCTCGCCGAGGCGCTCGACGAGATCGAGGAGAAGAAGGCCGAGGTGCGCTGCCTGGTCGTAACCGGCGCGGGGCGGGCGTTCTGCACCGGTGCCAATCTGCAGGGCCGCAATGCGCAGGCGAAGCCCGGCCGCAGCAATGCCGGCGCCGCGCTCGAGACCGCCTTTCATCCGTTCCTGCGCCGCTTGCGCAATCTGCATTGCCCGATCGTGACGTCGGTCAACGGCCCGGCCGCCGGTGCTGGCATGAGCTTCGCGCTGATGGGCGACATGATCCTGTGCGCGAAGTCCGCGTATTTCCTGCAAGCCTTCCGCCGCATCGGTCTCGTTCCCGACTGCGGCTCGACCTGGCTGTTGCCGCGCCTCGTCGGCAAGGCGCGCGCGATCGAGCTGTCGCTGCTCGGCGAGAAGCTGCCGGCCGAGACGGCACTGCAATGGGGCCTCGTCAACCGCGTCTATGACGATGCGGCCCTCAAGGAGGAAACGATGAAGCTCGCGCGCGAGCTCGCCAACGGGCCGACGGTGGCGCTGGCGCAGATCCGCAAGCTTTACTGGGACAGCCCGGAGAACTCGTTCGAGGAGCAGCTCAACGCCGAATTCCAGTCGCAGCGCATCGCGGGCGGCACGTCGGATTTCAAGGAGGGCGTCACCGCGTTCCTCGAAAAGCGCCCGGCCAAGTTCAAGGGCCAATGA
- a CDS encoding SDR family oxidoreductase has protein sequence MSMFDLTGRVAVVTGGNGGIGLGIAQALASSGCNVSIWGRNAEKNKAAAASMAAGPGRVDTHVCDVTSPASVNEAMKATLDTFGRVDGCFANAGIGGGGRKPFIERSEEEWRTMFATNLDGVFHAFQAAAKHMTARAEAGDPFGRLVATSSLASLFGTARNEHYAATKAAINALCRALAVELARHGVTANAILPGWIKSDMTAGIMGNEKFVANVMPRIPVRRFGEPSDFGGIAVYLMSKASSYHTADCLVIDGGYTAF, from the coding sequence ATGAGCATGTTCGACCTCACCGGCCGTGTGGCCGTCGTCACCGGCGGCAATGGAGGCATAGGCCTCGGAATCGCCCAGGCACTTGCGTCCAGTGGCTGCAACGTCTCGATCTGGGGCCGCAACGCCGAGAAGAACAAGGCGGCTGCGGCGTCGATGGCCGCGGGGCCCGGCAGGGTCGATACCCATGTCTGCGACGTGACGAGCCCTGCGTCCGTCAACGAGGCGATGAAGGCGACACTCGACACCTTCGGTCGCGTCGACGGCTGCTTTGCCAACGCCGGCATCGGCGGCGGCGGCCGCAAGCCCTTCATCGAGCGCAGCGAGGAGGAATGGCGCACAATGTTCGCGACCAATCTCGACGGCGTCTTCCATGCCTTCCAGGCCGCCGCCAAGCACATGACCGCGCGCGCCGAAGCCGGCGATCCGTTCGGCCGCCTGGTCGCGACCTCGAGCCTCGCCTCGCTGTTCGGCACCGCGCGGAACGAGCACTATGCGGCAACCAAGGCGGCAATCAATGCGCTGTGCCGCGCGCTCGCCGTCGAACTCGCACGCCACGGCGTCACCGCGAATGCGATCCTGCCTGGCTGGATCAAGAGCGACATGACCGCAGGCATCATGGGAAACGAGAAGTTCGTTGCCAACGTCATGCCGCGTATCCCGGTGCGCCGCTTCGGCGAGCCGTCGGATTTCGGCGGCATCGCCGTCTACCTCATGAGCAAGGCGTCGTCCTATCACACCGCAGACTGCCTCGTGATCGACGGCGGCTATACCGCATTCTGA